The segment tagaatggaattttaaattgcGGTAGtcgtacaatggaatactgcacGTGAGTAAAAAATGCTGCTACATGCAACATGGATGAGCCACACAGTACTGAACAAAAGACACAAGAGTACATAGAATTGTTACATTTACATGAagctttaaaaagacaaaagtaatctATGGTGATCAAGGTCAGAGTAGTGTTTATCTGTGTGCGGGAGGGACACAAGGGCATTTGCTGGGGTGCTAGAAATGTTCAGTATCTTGATCTGGGTGATGGGTTCAAGGGTGTATATAAAAATCCACTGAGGCATACACTCAACATTTACACACTTTACTGGATGTTTTACCTCACTAAAAAAGATttctaaagaaattatataaatggaGACATAACCATGTGTTAATCTAGTGTTGTCTTCCAAatatttctggttttcctttgAGGCACGTGGAAGACTTAACACTATTCCTCGAACTTTGGTGTGGCCATGGGATTTGTTTTGGTCAATGAAAGTGCTTTAAGGGCCTGTAAGTGATTTGCTATATTCTTCTCATTTCCCAAAATGAACAGCCACACCCTAGATGGTATCTGCCTGGTCAACCTGAGTCTCAGAGACTCAGAGCAGGGATCAGTGAGCGTTTTCTGTGGggtcacacagtaaatattttaggctcagTGGACTATGCACTTTGTCACAGCTATTCAATTCTGCCATGGTAgagcaaaagcagccacagacataAGTAAATGGGCAAGGCTGtcttccagtaaaactttatttacagcaGCAGGCAACAGGACGGATTTTGCCTGTGGGCTGTAGTTTGTTGACCCCTGACCTAGAGCAAAGTCCCTAGACAAGTTGCAAGAAAAAAAGTTAGGTGAGGCATTGAGATTCTGTGGTCGTTACTGTAGGACAACCTTACCCATCCTGATACAGAAAGTggctccattttttaaaagccttaacGTACTACACGCTGGCTTAGTTGCGAGGCATTCAGGAAACTGCTACTGGAGGATGGGAGAAATAACTTACGTAGGGGCAATTCACGTTGTGGAGTGGTCAAATTGTCTCTTGGGAAAGCATGGAAGGCACAGACTCTTTCTTtattaaaggggggggggaagaaagaaaacaaaatgttttatggttgttgttggctgcatttgacaaaatgtacaAGAAAGAGACGAACTCAGAATTCGTCAAATTGCAAGCAGAAATGAAAGGGGTGGAGTTCACAAGTTGAAGTACTTATTGGGTAGGATGAGGCTACTGCTCaattacaaaaagataaaaacgAGAAACTGTTTAATCCAGAAGATTAAAGAAGCCCATGAAAACCCAGTTTTGCAGCACAGATCACCGGATGACCATCACACCTACCGTTAAGGCCTCTGGATGAGTTAAGGTGCCACAGACTAAAAGTCCAACTAAGTGAACACTGGTGAGTCCCTTAAATTAAAATGACTCAAGGAAACAGGCCTTGGTTATAGTTCTTCCACGAATCCCAAAAGCCCCAGTTACCCAGAAATTAAGTTCAGAGGCACATGaacaagaaagcaaagaaaaggagTAAATCTAAGTACACCTTGACTAGATGTCCCTCTTGGGTCACCTCCCTTGGAGAAGTGATGAGGACATTCCGCAGGCAAGAAAGCAAGAGAACTGGATATCTAGTGACCAGAAATACCGAGTCACTcctctaaaattttattaaatttacttacttttaaatCCCAGAAGAGCCAGAAATCATCTGTAAAGGAAAGTAGCAAGTAAATAGTATGTCATTTTCTTCTAGGATTGAcacattataaaaggaaaaaggatattTTAAGCAGCATTATCTTCTTCTGATGCCGAGTAGAACTTTTTAATTACCCAAGTATTGTTTTAGCTCACTAAATGGTTGCCCAATCTTTTTCATCTAGGTTCCTTTGAAGTCTacctttgaaaactaaaaatagtaaaCTAATAATACTTCTAAATAAAGGAGGTAAAGACTCAATATTCCATAGATTTATGTGAGTATACCTGCGTCTGAAACCTGGCCTCACTTCTTGTTTCCTAGGGCAAACTGCAATTTAAGTTTGTTTCCTCAACAACACtcacatagtaaatatttgagcCGCATGCCAAGCACTGAGCTAAATTCTGGGAATACGGCTCTGTAGTCACAAAGAACTTAGTTTCATTTAATTTGTAATACGTGAATAACAATTACCCAAGAAGTGGGCTAAGGCAGGAGGACCTCGGTGAAGGTCAAATGAGACTGCAAAAGGGCTTCAAAGATCATAAAACACTACACACGTATTTATTCATCCAAACATTTATTGgaatgccaggcattgtgctaagcactaCATATAGAACAGCTAGCAAGGCACAGTCCCTGCCCTGGTAAAGCTTACAGTCTAGCAGTGATCAATAAGTAGCAACAAAGTGTGCTAAGTGTATGAATAGGAGAAAAGGGTATTTAGGGAGTGTCCAGTGGGGGCACCTAGTCTAGAGGGCATCTACGAAGGCTCTTAGTCTAGAGGGCATCTATGAAGGCTTCCTAGAGCAAGTGGTATTTAAACTGAGACCTCAAAGACGAATATCAGTCGTATGTTATCCTACATAACGGGGAAAGCAGTGGAGAGATATGACCAACTATGTCTTTTGGGACGATCTGGCTGCAGCATAAAAAGGGATCGAAACCAGAGAAAAAGAGACTTGATGAGGATGCTGTTGCTGTATTAAGGTAGGCTGATGGCCTGAACCGGAGAAGTGAGAAAAACTTTAGAGACAGTCGACTTAACACCAAGGTTCCCGTGAGTGGATGTGATGGATGAAGAGTCACGGGCAGGTCAGGTTTTGGCTTGGGCTATGACGACTGATAGCAGCCGCGCCATCTACTGAAAGAGGGGACATAAAAGGAGCAGGTTTGGGGGCAAGATCAATGACATGCCATGGTGTCCATGAGACGGCAGAGCAGACTTAAGTTAGCAATTTGATATATGGATTAGGAAAGGCCTGGAAAGGAGATAGGAATTTAGGCATCATTTGCACATAAACGGTAACTGAAGCCGTGAACAGAGATGACAGCGGCTAAGGGGAGGTACAAAACGGTAGCTCTAAAACCAAATTTTAACATCACAAGAACACAAACATGGACGGGAAAGAGCACCCATGAAGGAGACTGAGAAAGCATACCTGCTGATGGTATCTACCCCCGAAGCAAAAGTAAACCAGGACTTCAAGGAAAAGGGGTCAGTGGTGTGAGAGAGGGCAAGAATGTTGACAAGGATCTGGCTGGCTAGAGCAGTTTGAGTGGCACTACAGGAGACCGGGAATACAGCCACATCTTTTAAGAAAACTAGGAGGAATGGGAGATATATAGGGACatagggcttttaaaaaatagtacttaTTTTAACTATATTCACTGATACAACAGGACCAGTAACaactattttgtaaaaaaaaaaaaaaaaaaaaaaaaaaaaaaaaaaaattttaaagactgccATGCAGTTACAGAATTACTTAATACAGGAAACAGTAATAtacacacttttttcttttttacaaacaAGACTAGTTTATAGCAAATTCTCTACTATTTAGGGTCAATTTTAAATCCTTAGTTTAtatctcccccccgcccccgactcaGTACCTACATGATGCAAACTAGTTTTATTACCTtaagcaaaaatatataatggaacTTCACAAAATGTACAAGACTTCAATATTTGAGGAACCAGGGTAGGAAAGCAGAAGCAGGTcctccaaacattttttttcaataaagcaCTTGCCGTGAAAGAGAATACTATAAACTAGTGGGAAATTACCGGtagatttttgggggggggggggggggaggctggttttttttttttttttactgctgtttttccagatattttaagCTTATTCCCTGTTAACTAAAATCTCAACTTGACCATTCTTGATTACTAGCTTATAAATACTTGCTTTTCTGCTCTAATTAAACAGAATAGAGCCCTTTGATCTGGTTCAGTATAAATCACTGACATGTAAATGCTATTGCAAGCTACCAGAACCTATCAAGGCCTTTACCGCACTTTACCAGCCAAACCTGGAATGTTGGAATTAGTTCCTATCAAATATCATCAGTTTGCCAGATTTGCCCTTTCATTCTGCTTCTACCGGTAATTTGccctgtccctcaaaataaaataatctacaatggggggggtggggggggagggctgtCTACTGGCACTTTGGGAAGGATAATTCTCCATTGTGCCTGGCTGTCCTATGcactgtgggggcagggggaatgcCAGCAGAACCCTCCCAAGGAGTCTGAGAACCAAAAAAGTCCCCTATGCTTTCCAACAACCCCTGGAAAGAGGGGTTACTGCTTCTGGTTGAGAACCAGTGACACAATTTTGGTTCCTGGGCTTTTATGGCATCGATTTTGATTGCTCAGGCATCAATTCCTTCTAAATTCTTGGTTGTATCCTGGTTCGATGAATTTGCTGGATTAGTGACCATAGAATGTGTTACAAAGGTTAAGACAGGACTTTAGCACAAGTCTGCAAACTGTACTTGAGAGGACCTCTAAGCTGGGTCCTGCCTTTAAATCGTTTTGTATATTTGGCTTTACtgtaagattttcttttcacGGTTAACATAAGTTTGAAAATAACTGTTTTAGCACAAAGCAGATGTCTCACTAGAAATATGGAATTGCCACAATCTGTTAATAAAGCTGCTTCTTGAAAGTTAAATATTTCTACTTGTGCACTATCTTAAATACAGAACGAGTGGGACAGTTTTAAATTCTATAATAAATCCACTTCCAGCAGCTAACACGATCTGAGATCTTTACCACTTTAAACTAAAGGGTTTCCTTTTAACAGGGTTTCTTTATGAAGCAGTCAACACTCATGCATAATAAGCTAAAATACCTCCCACCTCCTGATCCTGGAGGGCACAAATCTTATTCTCTAACCTTTTTTTGACAGGGCCAAACCTCTATCTGGAGTAAAGAACTACTAACGGGCAACCATTAAGATTCTATACTTACCGTAGTCCTTTAATAGGCGAGCTGACAAAACAGCACCCAAGTGTGAAAAATTCAGGGGAAATCCCCAATAATTGGTTAGTCTGATCTCCAAAATGCAGGAAGCCTCCTAAACCAGCAATTGAAACGTAATTCTTACTCCTCTGACTAAAATTTTGATTATTTCCCTCTAATCATTGCTAGGGctggttgcggggggggggggggggggggggggggggggggagttgaggAGGAAATCTGTCAATATTTACTTAGGactcagaaaaatgtttaaaaaaaaatagtctcaaaCAAACACTTCGATAGTTAGACAAAATACCTCCACCGTATGTACGCTCTTCCTTTTCAGAAACTTCTGAACTTGCTATGTGAGTTTCTGCAAACTGGCTCAAACATACATTTATGGGGTTGGTAACTTCAGATCATATGCATCAAAATTTTAACACTTTGTTCAAAAGAAGAGCTAAAACTTCTTCAAAACACCAGAAAAACAGACTTCTAATTCAACTCGCATTATCAGTACTGAATTTCTTTAGAAACAATCATATCATAAAAGTAAAAGACAATGACATtgtcattaaattaaattttaaaaaaggtgttTGCATGTGTCAGTCCCATGCTGCCTCttgagatgaaaaaaacaaaaacaaaaacagaaacaaaaacacctctGTCAGAAGAATCTGAATCGTGATCAATTTGGATGAATAAACTTGGTGCTTTGCCacaatccaaattagttaacttGAAAAATCAGGCAAAGGTTTGCTTTTAGAATCAGACTCTGAGCGTCTCAGTGTCATACTACCAAAGCCTATGGATTGGGTTCGTTTCTTCCTCTCACAAGGTCATCCCAATGCGGCTCTATTTCAGTTGTGGCAATCCTAAACAGGGCGTGGAGATGCTCATCTGTCAAGGGTTGGCTCAAAGTGTGTTGGTTTCGAGTCAAATACGAAAAAGCCTTTTCGCAGATTTCATTACTATCAAACAAGGATGCCACCTTACAGGCAACCCCTTTGATAATTGGGTAAGATTCGGCGGACAAGCCAGCATAGAACTGCCCCAGATCTTTGACTCTGTATTCATTCCAAAGGTTAGTATTTGCCTGAAGTTTGGTTAGCTCCACTCTTACTGAAATAGGTGCATATTCAGGCTTAAAATTAAAAGGATTCGCAAAAAGTTCCAAGTCCTTTTTAATGAACCTGAGGTCCTTGAAATGTCTCTCAAATTCTTTTTGCAGGCGACAGATCACCACTTGATACCTATCGGgatcaaatattttttgttcttctttaagaTGCTGTTTAAGCTCATCGACAACTTCTCTGAAGGCCGCAAAGtgtgtgaggtttttttcttcaatgtgtCTCTGCAGTAAACTCAGCTTAACTTCAAAGGTACAGATATGGTCAAAGGCAGCGGCAGCAAAGACTTTACTAACTCTCAACAGTTCACTGAGTTCTCGAAGATGGTCCATGATATCCACCAAGAAGCCAAAGTCACAAAGCCACTGCTTGTCTGTGAAATGGACCGTTGTGGCCCCTATCGAAACCAGGAAGGCTTCTATCTCTTTTCTCAGGGAAAATATCAGTTTTAAAGTTTTCCCTCTTCTAAGCCAATTGTTCAGACATCGTCCGTTAACCCTTTCGCCATGCTCTGATTCAGATTCAGTGAGGAGAGCCTGAAATTCGGGGCGCCTAACGCCTCTGGTCTTAATCAAAACTATCCATTCAGATATAGTATTTATGATCTGGTTAACGTCTACATCGTAGGAGCTCAACAGTTCCAAGTGCAGAAATCCTGAATAATGGATAACATTCCAACAGTTGGGGCTTACAGCCTTTTCTCTCATGTATGACACTAGTCCTGAGTTCTCACCAATCATCCTCAGCGTGTGGGTCGTGGTGAGTCCAACCATTCGCTGCAAGCTAAGCCCTGCCGTCTGCAGGGCCTCGAGGATTGCCGCCATAAGGGCCCCAACACTGAAGTGACGAGTCAGGTTGATGATGGTCAGAAGCTCTTCTTGTACCTCCAAGTCCTGGCCCACGCCACGGACAAAGACCAGGAGGTAGTTCTCATAGGCCACAAAGGCCTGGTCGTCCAAGGCAAGGGAATAGGCTTTAAAGTCCTTGGCTCGGTTAAAAAGCTGACTGCGTAGATTCTTGTTAATGTTGAGGACCCTCTGCCGCGTGACCTCTGGCGATAAATCAACGCCATCCAGAGCGCTTACGTGTTCGGGCAGCACATCCCTCAGCATCACCTCCATGCACTGGTACACAAAGTCCCCCTCACCCCAGCCGCGACCCTTCAAGGCCAAGAGGCGGGCGAGCCCGAGGCCTGCACGGGCGGCTCTCTCCTCGGGAGTGAGCGGGGTGACCACGGGCAAGTCGCCCTGCTGCAGACGCTCCACCAGGGCCGCGCGCTCGCCCTCCGCCACATACCGCTCGTAGTAGTCGTGCTCGGCCTCGTAGTGGCGCCTGACATCGCGTTCGCGGGTGGCTACGACGAGGCGGCGACAGACCAGGCACAGGGCCCCTTCGCCCTCCGGAGGCTCCACCACCAAGTAACGCTGGGTCCACTCGGCCCGGAAAACCCGAGACTCGTCGACTTCCATTTTACTCCTCTTAGGCGTCATAAACATCCTACTGCAGGCCGCAAGAAGAGGGTCGACCTCCGGGAGGCCgcaaggagaggggaggagcgggagcaggagcaggagcaagCACCTCCTCCGCTCTGCGCCAGATCACCCCAGCAGGGGGACACCAACCTCCGGCTACGGCACCTGCACTCCTATTGGCTGGAGATTTCGTATTCCCTAGCCCAGGAATGAGCCAATGGGAGAGTGGACAGCGCGCAGGCGCATACCCTTCTAGCCAGTGGCCTGAAGGGCTATAGGGAGGGACCAAGTGAGCCGGGCACCGGGGGACTTAAGAAATTTGACTGGCATCCCAGCTGCCCAATCAACGGCTCCCTCGCTCCGAAGCCGCTGCCGCGGGAAGGTCTGGCAGGGCAGCGTAGACAGAGTTGATGGAAAgacgtcagcacggagccctgaGGTGATTGGCCGAAGGTACTTCCGGTGAGCATCTCGACGTGTCTTGGGCTCCTCTGGCGCCAAAATGTCGCTCGTAGCGGGGGTTATTCGGCGGCTGGACGAAACAGTGGTGAACCGCATCGCGGCAGGGGAAGTCATCCAGCGGCCGGCCAACGCCATCAAGGAGATGATTGAGAACTGGTAGGGAGGGAGTGGAGCCGGGCTTCCTTATAAGCTACGACTCAACGGGCCGTTCTTCGGGATGGCGCGGACCCGCCTCCCTGCGGTGGGCGGAGGCGTGCACGGCGCACGCCCACAGCGCCCGAGGTCTGGGTGTCCTGCTCCTCAATTCCCGGGTACCGCGAGTTCTTGAGAGCTCTCGCGAGACTTCTGTAGAGCTGTTGGGGGCGCGAGCGGCGGCGACGTAGTATTTTAATGGCGCCGTTAGTTGAGGGAAAGactttttatattctatatacagAAGGTGCAAGattttaaatgcataaacattttcAGAAGGGGGAGCCCGCTTCATGCTCCAGAGAGTACCGTGTTATGCGCGTAATGTTTGCTCCAAAAATAATCAGTCCAGGGTGCagttcattttgaattttattccaaataaattGTCGAGGTTTTCGGACAGGCCGATGGACACTGCCTGGGTTTAACTTGTGATATCCCTACTGCCGAGTTAGTGACCCAACTTAGTGTTTTCCTCCCCTTTACCTCTCCGTGGGGGAGCACATCAAAGACAACCCGGTGTTAACGGGGTATCCCGAGGATTCTGACGTTTCGGAATTTCCTTCGCATTGTGGAAGGAAGAAGTTAGAAACCTGGGAGGAAAGGTGGGGGTAAACTGTAAACTTCCAAAAAAGTGTGGCTCGTGGGGTACCTAAACGTGACCTGCGTGTTGAAATCAATTGATGTTAATAAGATCCGTACAGTGAAGGAACAAAATGAGCCTGCAAAGAACGGTAGGTTTGCGAGGGGATTTATTGGGAAAACGGAAGACAGCCGTTCGGGGTCGTGGGACTAAAACCCGtgcagaaaggagggaaagggacagagctgggaggCTGGCAACTTTCTCCTTCCACCTAACGTGACGCCGCCTTTTGTCTCTGCAGTGTTGGAATATTCACTGACGGAACGACGTGGGCCTCTTATCTGAAGGCCACAATACTGCACAACCAAACCCAATATATTAGCTAAGTGGTTAATAATCAGTCCTGTGAGCAGGGCTTTTGTTTGGAGCCCAGTCGTGCTCTTTTTTAATATGGAAGTCGAGATGGCTAATACCACGTCAATTCAGGCGCTCCTGAGAAAGGTCTTTGATATTTAAGTAActtactatttttgaaaaaagaattttctgtgCGAGGTGATTACCCTTCTTTCTCGTGCAGCCGCGGACTGAATTCCTTTTCTGTCGCTGGCGCTCTTTGTGATTGTTGGCTATGCTTCGGAAGTACCAAAGATTTACTGGCTTCCCAAAGAACTTTctgtattgacattttttttttcttttccccaacaaaatgtattttcttaaaagggTATtagcataaacacacacatatataaatatatattttttattttttttctttaacatttatttattattgagagacagagagacacagagtgtgagcaggagaggggtagagagagggggaaacagaatctggaataggctccaggctctgagctgtcagcacagagcccgatgcggagctcgaactcacaaactgcgaggtcatgacctgagccaaagttggtcgcttaaccaactgagccacccaggcgtccctatatagattttttttaaatgacatttaattaggggcgcctgggtggctcagtcggttaagcatccgacttcagctcaggtcacgatctcacggtccgtgagttcgagccccgcgtcgggctctggggtgatgatggcctggagcctgcttccgattctgtgtctccctctctctctgaccctccccagttcatgctctgcctctctctgtctcaaaaataaataacgttaaaaaaaaatttttttttaaagcggaAGAGATAAGTGGCAAAATTAGTTGAGAAGAAGGTAAGAAACAGGCATGTGGATCCTACTTTTAACTTCACTTTCTTTCCCAGAGGACCAGAAATGGTGCTGCATGTCCTAATGGAAATGATgcttgccccctgccccctctctctcttctccctctctcacacagcATGTAAACTCTTTACAGTGTAGTCATGGAGCctgtaaaacaaaggaaaaagacatcACTCAGACAGTCTGGCGTTTATCTGGAATTTGTTCTCATACCTTGTCTGATTAAAATAGGTGCATTAGAATAGGGCAgagtaataacttttttttttctgtttgatttgcCAGCTTAGATGCAAAAGCCACCAGCATCCAAGTGGTTGTTAAAGAGGGAGGCCTCAAGTTGATTCAGATCCAAGACAATGGCACTGGGATCCGGGTAGGTAAAACCTCAGAGGAGGGGGCTGTGTGCGTGCTTTGTGGGGTCCATCTGCAGGAAGTGGCAGAGCCTTTCCTTGTTGGGGAAACTCAACTTTGCATATGAGATTTTTAACTGAGATTTTCAATACccatgataaatatattttgagtgcCTATTCCAAGCTGGACACTTATTCAGGAAAATGGTCCAGGAGAGAGTCATGAGGCTGTTTAAAGGATGAATGTTCTGGGCAGAGAGAACATGCAAAGACCACAAAATGGAAGCATGCTGGACTTGTTTAAGCACCAGCAAGGAGGCCCGTGTGTCTCTGACAGGGTGAGGGAGTTGAAGAATAACAGGAAatgaggggcatttgggtggctcagtccgttaagcgactgacttgggctcgggtcatgatcttgcggtttgtgagtttgagccccgcatcgggctctgtgctgacagctcggagcctggagcctgcttcggattctgtgtctccctctctctttgcccctcccctgcttgcactctgtttctgtctctctctttcaaaaataaatacacattaaaaaaacttaaaaaaaaaagaatgacaggaGATGAGATCTGAAAGATAAGAAGGCTGATCATGTAGGACCTTGTGGGCCATTGTAACatctttggcttttactctgatcAAGGTGGGATACTGTCGAATGGTTTTGAGCAAAGAGGTGACACGGTTTGGAGTTTTGTAAGAACCCATTTGTCTAGAATATGGAAGATAGACAGTAGCAGGACAGGACAGAGGCAGTGAGAGGGCTTTTGGAGCAGTCCAGGAGAGTGGTGACTGTGCGCCTTGGACCAATTTGGTTGCAGTGAGATTCCGCATTGATTATGAAGACAGAGCTCTCAGAATTTGCCAGTGTATGgtataagagaaagagaagccaaggttcagggtttggggcacctgggtggcccagtcggttaagtgcccagctcttgacttcggctcaagtcatgatctcatagttcgtgggtttgagtctcgcatcagactctgtgctgacagcatggagcctgcttgggacttgctctctctctctctctctgcaacccccgaaataaatacaaataaaaacttaaaaaaaaggaatgatttcaAGGTTTTGGCCTgtgcaaatggaaaaaagagttgCTATTTACTGATGGGAAAGCCTATGGAAGAAACATTTGGGGGAAGATCACAAATTCATTTGGGAGCATGTTAAACTTAAGATGGCTGTTAGTTGAATAAGTGTGTGGGTCTGGAGGGTAGAGTAGAGGTTTAACAGCTGGAGATGAAAATGTAGTGTATTGCAGTTTGATGGTATTAAAAACTATGAGTCTCCCAAGAAAAGGTGCTGAATGCCCCAagccattagagaaatacaaataaaagcagtAATAACATACCATTtgacacccattaggatggctattataaaaacgataagataaaataacaagtgttataaaggatatagagaaattagGAGTCTTGTGcatttgctggtgggaatgtaacatagtgtagccactgtggaaaatagtatggtgatccctgaaaaaaattaaacagacttaccatatgattcaatagAATTTGTGGGTATATGctccaaagaattgaaagcaaggtctTGAAGAGAtttgtacccccatgttcatagcgtATTCACAGGAGCCCAAAGGTAGGAGCTACCCAAGTATCCACAGATGAGTGGATTTAAAAATGTGGTGTGTACAtgtaatggaatatcattcagccttacgAAGGATTGAAATTCAGACACGTGCTGCAACATGCATGAACCTTGACGACatgtcaagtgaaataagccagtcacaaaaggacagatGTTGTAAGATTCCTCTTGTAGGAGGTTCCTAGAGTAGTCCCATTCATagacagtagaatggtggttgcctggGACTTGGGAGGCGTGGTGGAGAGGAAGTGTTTAGCGGGGATAGAGTTTTAGTTTGGGAGGATGGAgggtggttgcacaacagtgcGAATGTACTCAAGGCCACAGAACTGTACAcgtaaaaatggttaaaatggccggggtgcctgggtggctcagtcggttttccgacttcggctcgggtcatggtttgtgagttcaagccccacgtctggctctgcactgacagctcagagcctggagtctgctttggattctgtcgccctctctctctgccttccccccctcccccaatcaaaaataaataaaaacaattacaaaaattttttaagaatgtttaaaatgggcacctgggtggctcagtcgttaagcatccaacccttggttttaggtcaggtcaaaatctcagggatcgtgggtttgagccccgtgtcaggctctgtgctgacagcatggagcctgcttgggatcctctctctgctcctcccatgtgcatgttctctctctctctctctctctctctctctctctctctctctctccccctctctccccccctctccctctctccctctctcaaaaaaatattgttaaaatgggaacttttgttatgtgtattttactgtaATTAAATGTTCTGtagatttttaataaagttttctcATAATCATGATTTTTATAAAACCCATGAGACTGGGAGAACTCATCAAGAGAGTgagtgcagacagcagagaggtCCAAGGATGGAGTCCTGGGTTACTCCGCTGTCAGAGGCGAGAAGGAACCAGTGAATGCAAATGAGAAATGTAACCAGTGAATGAGAAGGGACCCTGGGACAGTGTAGCAGTCTGGATGCCAAGTGACAAAGTTACT is part of the Prionailurus viverrinus isolate Anna chromosome C2, UM_Priviv_1.0, whole genome shotgun sequence genome and harbors:
- the EPM2AIP1 gene encoding EPM2A-interacting protein 1, whose protein sequence is MFMTPKRSKMEVDESRVFRAEWTQRYLVVEPPEGEGALCLVCRRLVVATRERDVRRHYEAEHDYYERYVAEGERAALVERLQQGDLPVVTPLTPEERAARAGLGLARLLALKGRGWGEGDFVYQCMEVMLRDVLPEHVSALDGVDLSPEVTRQRVLNINKNLRSQLFNRAKDFKAYSLALDDQAFVAYENYLLVFVRGVGQDLEVQEELLTIINLTRHFSVGALMAAILEALQTAGLSLQRMVGLTTTHTLRMIGENSGLVSYMREKAVSPNCWNVIHYSGFLHLELLSSYDVDVNQIINTISEWIVLIKTRGVRRPEFQALLTESESEHGERVNGRCLNNWLRRGKTLKLIFSLRKEIEAFLVSIGATTVHFTDKQWLCDFGFLVDIMDHLRELSELLRVSKVFAAAAFDHICTFEVKLSLLQRHIEEKNLTHFAAFREVVDELKQHLKEEQKIFDPDRYQVVICRLQKEFERHFKDLRFIKKDLELFANPFNFKPEYAPISVRVELTKLQANTNLWNEYRVKDLGQFYAGLSAESYPIIKGVACKVASLFDSNEICEKAFSYLTRNQHTLSQPLTDEHLHALFRIATTEIEPHWDDLVRGRNEPNP